The sequence AAACCCCCTTGCGTTCAAGCATTACAACCCGAAGAAGAGAATCCTTGGCAAGACCATGGCCGAGCATCTGCGGTTCTCGGTGTGTTATTGGCACACGTTCAAGGGCCTGGGCAGCGACCCGTTTGGTCCTGGCACGATGTTGCGCAGCTACAACAAGCCGGCGGACCCGATGGCGCAGGCCGAGGCGACCATGCATGCCGCGTTCGAGTTCTTCACGAAGCTGGGGGCCGGGTTCTGGTGCTTCCACGACCACGACATTGCGCCCGAGGGCAGGACGCTCGCGGAGAGCAACAAGAACATCGATAAGATGGTCGCGCTGGCCAAGAAGCTTCAGCGTCAAACCGGCGTGAAGCTGTTGTGGGGCACGAGCAATCTGTTCTCGAACCGGCGTTTCATGGCCGGAGCCGCGACGAATCCGTCTCCCGAGATCTATGCTTATGCCGCGAGCAAGGTGAAGAGGGCCCTCGAAGCAACCAAGGAGCTCGGCGGCGCGGGGTACGTGTTCTGGGGCGGGCGCGAAGGCTACGATACGCTGCTCAACACCGACATGAAACGCGAACTCGACCATCTCGGCCGGTTCCTGTGCCAAGCGGTGGAGTATAAGCAGAAGATCGGGTTCAAGGGCCAGTTCTATATTGAACCCAAGCCCAAGGAACCTAC comes from Candidatus Hydrogenedentota bacterium and encodes:
- the xylA gene encoding xylose isomerase, translated to MPEYFPEVSKPIKYEGPKSKNPLAFKHYNPKKRILGKTMAEHLRFSVCYWHTFKGLGSDPFGPGTMLRSYNKPADPMAQAEATMHAAFEFFTKLGAGFWCFHDHDIAPEGRTLAESNKNIDKMVALAKKLQRQTGVKLLWGTSNLFSNRRFMAGAATNPSPEIYAYAASKVKRALEATKELGGAGYVFWGGREGYDTLLNTDMKRELDHLGRFLCQAVEYKQKIGFKGQFYIEPKPKEPTKHQYDFDAAACHAFLQKYGLVDHFKLNIESNHGTLAGHTFIHELEYAAANGILGSVDANRGDLLIGWDTDQFPTDIRECTLAMYVILRAGGFKTGGLNFDAKVRRQSVDALDLFHAHIGAMDAFARGLENAARLLASKKLEDFIRKRYAGWDKGLGAKIEAGKLDFEALEAYTMEHGEPKVQSGRQEMLENILNEYL